In Lodderomyces elongisporus chromosome 1, complete sequence, the DNA window aaaaataaaagatggAAGAATAAAAACAGGTTCACGGTATATAAACATGTCTAAGGTAGTTTTTCAATATACACCAagcattttcattttcatttttattctgCATCTGGATTAGGATTGACAAATGTGGCCAGAGAGTAGGTGTTGTATATCGTCTCGAGAATCACGTTGCTGCTACCATATGTTATGTACatatctctctctttctctcaccctttatttttttggggtttaattctttttttgctttttgtcCTTTACCAAAATCAAGCACTAAGCTTCTAACTCTATTTTTCCGCCTCACTTCACCCGAAATGGAAACCATTTCTCCTTCCATCTTTCCCCTTCTCTCTCCCCACCTTACTCGCTCCGTTGccagaaaaaagaaaaaaaaatagaacaaaAATCTTCAGCTAAAATTTGGTAtgagtaaaaaaaactttttatttaatttttttttttcttcttcttcttcttcttcttcttcttcttcttcttcttctcttttctttttccttttacaACCATCAAATACCTGGAATGACAAGTCTTGGTCCGATCATCAACTTCTCATAGTTGAACCTTTCAAGATCAAATATCTTCTTACCATGACACCCCGTTTTGGTGGAGTCTACAAGAAGCAAGATTTTTAAGTTCTGCTTGGtccattcttttcttgattttttttttttttaggaTTGAGAATCTGGATCTTGGATATGTACTCACATATCGGTATTTGTaaagcaagaaaagaaccTATAAGTGCATCATAGTACATCAGAGATTATTAAAGGAGGAGCagacttttctttgtttctcctATTTTGATCCTACCCACTGGTGTCTCCAAGAACACATACATTTTTGTATccttcattctttttttttttattttattttccaagAGGGatcattttttaatttgttatgtatttcattttcctattctcttctctctttttttcgtcCATTCTGTTTTCAGTCGTATATTCattatattatttattGTAGATTATCTATTTGCATGGGTCATGTTCATGTTCTTTCGTCAAGTTTTGTTCTATGTACAAGTATTCAAAGGCATTTTATTTATCCATCTGCATTTTCATCAAGATtcttcatcaaaatcatgAATTAACAATTTCAGCAGTCTATCTgattcttttcatctttagtttttatttccaaATAGGAAAGGGGAGATCTAaagtgggggggggggggggtgtgagaaaagaagggaaaGGAAATCGCCAAGGACAAATAATGAAGACATCTGATTCCACTTTAATCATGGGTTAGTTTCTTCACCACGAATAATCTCGCCAGTTAAAGGTTGCAATTCCTGGTATTTGGCTTTCAATTCATTTTGCTCTCTATGCTCAGCTTCATTtaacttttgtttctgtgaTTTCTCCCTCTTGGCAGCCATACGTTGGGCATCTTTTATTGGACCTTGACGCAATGCTGACCTTTCTGCTTGTTGTGAATAGTTGATAAATATGAATGAGCCAGTCGCAAAGGCAATGGACGCTGCTAACGTGACTTTAGATGCTGTAGACATGGTATACGAAGTGGCGTGAGACTTGCAAATGGGTATATTGTATATGAATATTATGCTATCTCTGTCTCCCAGGATGTTTTGTGAATAAGTTGATCATATATGGAAAACTGTTCTTCTgtattttgtatatttttttttttgctctttttctgTCCCAGCTCTATATCCGAAATATGTCTGTTTTATTAGTGcgtgtctctctctctctctctctctctctctctcgaTTAGACTTTGTCGTTCTGTGTGCGTCATTAGCCTGTTTGAACGATTAAAggtgatgaagaaaaaaaagtgtgtgtgtgtggccctgtgtgtgtgtgtgaatGAAATGAAAGCATGGGAAAACTAAGACAAAAACATTTGTAGAGGTTTCATCCAGTTATGATTAATGACAATAACTAAATCATGTTTTTCTTCACGTCCTTGAATAAATCTATTACAATTTCATGAAATCAAACTTTGAAAACTAAAGGATGTTTCAAAATTGTAggaaatttttaaaaagcaaaaaaaaaaagcaaaaaaaaaaaaaaattagaagaGAATAGGTGTTCGGATTAAGCCGGTCCTTTCCTTCAGACCCCGgtcaaaattaaattataCAAGTCTCTAGTATTAAACAAGTGCTTCCTTTTTCCAATGACTAATATTTGAATTGTAATTGCCTTGTCTACTAATGGTTAATTGTTGCTTTGTACAAGTTAAAGGATAGTGCAATTTAACGCATTCTCTCCTAACCCCTGTTGTTTAAATTTGTGTCTAAAGTGTTGGTTTAAGCTTAAATGAGTGTATGAGtgtttgtatgtgtataaATTGGGATAAGTTTTGTATATGTGTTAGAGTGTGTAGGTGCGTGTTCGCGTCCACAGGGAGCACGGATGGCAGGAAAATCAGGGACAAAGTCAGCAAACGAAATTATTAATGACAtctgaaattgaaattgaaattgaaattgaaattgaaattgaagttgaagttgCGTACTGACAAATCACGTACACAAATACCTCACAACAAGTCAACGCAATTGACCACCAGCAAACAACCAGCataaaaaacaaccaacaacaccaacagaACCTAACCTAACCTCCTCCTTGAAACAAAGTacaaataagaaaaaagcgTATTGTATTCAAGTAGAAAACAAgcaagttttcttttcttgtttaatatttggttttaattttaattttttgacattggttttgcttttggctttgattttgatctttttttcttccttttcttttcaattggGTGAAATTGTCCCAGAATAAACCGATTTTTAGCTTTTCCTACGATTGGTGTTTTGGTATTGATCAAAAGATTTTATAGACACTTGGGAAAGATCGCCAACCACTCATTTGACACTTGTATTCCAACTATACAAAATTTTGGCTAGACCGCTCGTTTCCATACCactgttcttgttgtttacAATTTTCTAGTAACGCCAATGTCCAGTGACCAGTAAGTTATATTAGTATGGAATTCAACAATAGCAGCATCAGtaactactacaacaacaacgacaacaacaacaacaataataataataatactatagatatcaataacaataacattAGTGAGCCCACCGTGACTATGGCGCCAAATTCAGGTTTGTCAAACACAACTCAAAGTCAATACTTTCACGGAGATAATAACAATGATATCACGtccaccaacaacaccaccaccaccaacacttCAAATCAGCTCAACACCGAATTATATAGAGCTCTGGAAAAAAACACTGCCTCAGCATCGAAACCAAAAATGTCAAACTTGACTAAAACATTGTTGTCCaacccacaaccacaaaCCCTGCACCAACAGGATACAGGCTCTTTTCATCATGGTGGTGTAAATCAAATAATAACTGGCATTGAGCAGCAACCAACAATTCAAAAGCTGTACATCGATGACTCGCCAGCCTCTTACACTCAAAGCCACTTTAGTGCTGTTCCGCAACAAATACCGCCATCGGCGCAACTGCTGGCCATCTCTAATACTACACAAACCCAAAACTCACTCAACTATTTACCCTCTACTCACAACACACCCACGGCTGTAAGCAATTCATACACATCGAACCACTCCCATGCTTCTGTACATTCAAGTAGTTTCCTTCCACATGCCGGATCATACTCAGAGCACCCACCCAATTCGTCATTTGGTTCGAGCTTTAGACCAAAGACATTACCACGTGCGTTTCCAACTACAAATGTGTACACGGACACTGTGACCTCTTCTAGAAGCTCCCAACCAACTACATTGAATCAAGAACATGTCTCAAACCTGCTATCGGGGGTCTCTATACCTTCGAaccaataccaacaatCGAATTTACCGCAGGCTCCAAACATCATACCTATTCATCAACGGGTGCCAAACTCACTCCCGAATCGACAGCAATATTTACAAGATAGTCAAAATCAAGATCAAGCGCAGCTGCCATATGTGAATCGCCTTCACCAAATCATATCTCATGATAACGGAGCTAATAATAGCAACAGTAAGGTGCTGCAATTTGCATCTAAAGACTCTTTTCCTGCTACTACTCAATCTATTCCTATCCCTCAAGAAAGCTCTCATTCTAATCAACGAGCAAGCCACGTAGATCAGCATTTTAATCAGCCCTCAACTTCTTCATATTTTGATCTgaaccagcaccagcaccaacagcagcagcaacagcaacagcaacagcaacaacaacagcagcaacaacaacaacagcaacatcaacGACCCGAACCAGATCATTACTTGACTTACAGTGAGTTCCTACTCGAACTCAATAGAAAGTCTGCAGAAAGTGGTGCAAATGAGGACCACTTGaatattgttgattttcCGGTTAATGATTTAATTGTCATGCTATCATGCTTACTTTCCAAAATTATCGAGGCTAATGACAAACTACACCCAAatcattttgaaaaca includes these proteins:
- a CDS encoding uncharacterized protein (BUSCO:EOG09265K5D), whose product is MSTASKVTLAASIAFATGSFIFINYSQQAERSALRQGPIKDAQRMAAKREKSQKQKLNEAEHREQNELKAKYQELQPLTGEIIRGEETNP
- the PCL7 gene encoding cyclin-like protein interacting with PHO85 (BUSCO:EOG09263L00) — protein: MEFNNSSISNYYNNNDNNNNNNNNNTIDINNNNISEPTVTMAPNSGLSNTTQSQYFHGDNNNDITSTNNTTTTNTSNQLNTELYRASEKNTASASKPKMSNLTKTLLSNPQPQTSHQQDTGSFHHGGVNQIITGIEQQPTIQKSYIDDSPASYTQSHFSAVPQQIPPSAQSSAISNTTQTQNSLNYLPSTHNTPTAVSNSYTSNHSHASVHSSSFLPHAGSYSEHPPNSSFGSSFRPKTLPRAFPTTNVYTDTVTSSRSSQPTTLNQEHVSNSLSGVSIPSNQYQQSNLPQAPNIIPIHQRVPNSLPNRQQYLQDSQNQDQAQSPYVNRLHQIISHDNGANNSNSKVSQFASKDSFPATTQSIPIPQESSHSNQRASHVDQHFNQPSTSSYFDSNQHQHQQQQQQQQQQQQQQQQQQQQQHQRPEPDHYLTYSEFLLELNRKSAESGANEDHLNIVDFPVNDLIVMLSCLLSKIIEANDKLHPNHFENTIAIRQKIKEERKLRKAQRAKRRQEEEQGTIVDEDRIEVDQENNAQARDDRFIVRVHSEEGMDEDHEEGDDDDDVVVDGAKRFGNYNKNENRGLNDYNHGEDEDEEEEEDDDDDDEMKNKYLANVLAFHGTNVPGISLHAYLARVLKYCPVTNEVFLSLLVYFDRIAKKANNLNQKRKFHPDQKHSSESNNRSGINRGSEVDNNNNNNNNNNNNNNNNNNNNNNNNNNNNNNNNNHAKTDNSLSNLEAEQLFVMDSYNIHRLIISGITVSSKFFSDIFYKNLRYAKVGGLPLDELNYLELQFLLLLDFKLMISVEELQNYGDLLVRFWKREQLANGNTNGNTNGNTSGEVSGKTGVQEIPSTTHGQSEVRS